The Desulfuromonadales bacterium genome contains a region encoding:
- the lysA gene encoding diaminopimelate decarboxylase, with the protein MPMSESFKNRLFPVVAKIAAHYGTPFHIYDEAGIRETGAKLKQAFAGIDGFREYFAVKALPNRRIQQIMREMGFGFDCSSIPELILARQVGARGEEIMFTSNNTSQEEFRFADADGGCILNLDDISLIPKVPNLPELICFRYNPGSRRTGNVIIGHPEEAKYGVTHEQVVAAYRLARERGAKRFGLHTMIASNERDYTYMVETARMVLEIAALVESELGIRFEFVNIGGGFGIPYRPEDNALNLEQMASEITALFDAFRRQHGYAPRMYMESGRYMTGPHGCLITTAINHKDTYRKYIGVDACMSALMRPALYGAYHHISVIGKENLPKTEVYDVVGSLCENNDKFAVQRELPPIAEGDLLAIHDSGAHGHAMGFQYNGRLRPMELLLRTDGSVELIRRAETVEDYFATYNFTPDTFKPAGA; encoded by the coding sequence ATGCCCATGTCCGAGTCCTTCAAGAACCGCCTCTTCCCCGTGGTGGCGAAGATCGCCGCCCACTACGGCACCCCCTTTCACATCTACGACGAAGCCGGCATCCGCGAAACCGGCGCGAAGCTGAAGCAGGCCTTTGCCGGCATCGACGGCTTCCGGGAATACTTTGCCGTCAAGGCACTGCCCAACCGGCGGATCCAGCAGATCATGCGGGAGATGGGATTCGGCTTCGACTGCAGCTCGATCCCCGAACTGATCCTGGCCCGCCAGGTCGGCGCCCGGGGTGAAGAGATCATGTTCACCTCCAACAACACCAGCCAGGAGGAGTTCCGCTTCGCGGACGCCGACGGCGGCTGCATCCTCAACCTGGACGACATCTCGCTCATCCCCAAGGTGCCGAACCTCCCCGAACTGATCTGCTTCCGCTACAACCCGGGATCCCGCCGCACCGGCAATGTCATCATCGGCCATCCCGAGGAGGCCAAGTACGGCGTGACCCACGAGCAGGTGGTCGCGGCCTACCGTCTGGCCCGGGAGCGGGGAGCGAAACGCTTCGGCCTGCACACCATGATTGCCTCCAACGAGCGCGACTACACCTACATGGTGGAGACCGCCCGGATGGTGCTGGAGATCGCCGCACTGGTCGAGTCGGAGCTCGGCATCCGCTTCGAGTTCGTCAACATCGGCGGCGGCTTCGGCATCCCCTACCGGCCGGAGGACAACGCCCTGAACCTCGAGCAGATGGCCAGCGAGATCACCGCCCTGTTCGACGCCTTCCGCCGGCAGCACGGCTACGCGCCGCGGATGTACATGGAGAGCGGCCGCTACATGACCGGCCCGCACGGCTGCCTGATCACCACCGCCATCAACCACAAGGACACCTACCGCAAGTACATCGGCGTGGATGCCTGCATGTCGGCCCTGATGCGCCCGGCCCTCTACGGCGCCTACCACCACATCAGCGTCATCGGCAAGGAGAACCTGCCGAAGACCGAGGTCTACGACGTGGTCGGCTCGCTGTGCGAGAACAACGACAAGTTTGCCGTGCAGCGCGAACTGCCGCCGATCGCCGAAGGCGACCTGCTGGCCATCCACGACAGCGGCGCCCACGGGCACGCCATGGGTTTCCAGTACAACGGCCGCCTGCGGCCCATGGAGCTGTTGCTGCGCACTGACGGCAGCGTCGAACTGATCCGCCGGGCTGAAACGGTCGAGGACTACTTCGCCACCTACAACTTCACACCCGACACGTTCAAGCCCGCCGGGGCCTGA
- a CDS encoding DUF1847 domain-containing protein, which produces MSDETPLSCSRCGAVWQKCGTTNCWSGDPATRPPKPGYCPSEREAQIIEDSFRQYTGSDEDARLARVAAKVEGLCYQPVPGSDAVNARWTRVEDTIALALLMGWKKIGIGTCVGLLDESERLSAILRAQGLEPLSVCCKAGSIDKLKLGIEEKYKVRPGTFEPACNPIAQAELLNKAGTDMNIIVGLCVGHDMLFAKHSLAPVTTLVVKDRVTGHNPVAVLYGQNFYYKRLQKQPVVVPEGDTPA; this is translated from the coding sequence ATGTCCGACGAGACCCCCCTTTCCTGTTCCAGATGCGGCGCCGTCTGGCAGAAGTGCGGCACGACCAACTGCTGGAGCGGCGATCCGGCCACCCGCCCGCCGAAACCCGGCTACTGCCCCTCGGAACGTGAGGCTCAGATCATCGAGGATTCCTTCCGCCAATATACGGGCAGCGACGAGGATGCGCGCCTTGCCCGGGTGGCGGCGAAGGTCGAAGGCCTCTGCTACCAGCCGGTCCCCGGCTCGGACGCCGTCAACGCCCGCTGGACCCGGGTCGAGGATACCATCGCCCTCGCTCTGCTGATGGGCTGGAAAAAGATCGGCATCGGCACCTGCGTCGGCCTGCTCGATGAGTCCGAGCGCCTCTCGGCCATCCTGCGCGCCCAGGGACTGGAGCCGCTTTCCGTCTGCTGCAAGGCCGGCAGCATCGACAAGCTGAAATTGGGGATCGAAGAGAAATACAAGGTTCGCCCCGGCACCTTCGAGCCGGCCTGCAATCCGATCGCCCAGGCCGAACTGCTGAACAAGGCCGGCACCGACATGAACATCATCGTCGGACTCTGCGTCGGCCACGACATGCTCTTCGCCAAGCACTCGCTGGCGCCGGTCACTACCCTGGTGGTCAAGGACCGGGTCACCGGCCACAACCCGGTGGCCGTCCTTTACGGTCAGAATTTCTACTACAAGCGGCTGCAGAAGCAGCCGGTGGTGGTGCCGGAGGGGGATACCCCCGCCTAG
- a CDS encoding DUF2288 domain-containing protein, whose protein sequence is MNSSLKKLADEIEDVEWHWLRPHLDRGALIVVDPALDLAETADRISADDTAAVGVWITTGRLVKPTPVQIAAWDAEPLRAFRMLIVQPYVLIQARPATTDEKE, encoded by the coding sequence GTGAATTCATCGCTAAAAAAATTGGCCGACGAGATTGAGGACGTCGAGTGGCACTGGCTGCGCCCGCACCTCGACCGCGGTGCACTGATCGTCGTCGACCCCGCTCTCGACCTGGCCGAAACCGCCGACCGCATCAGCGCCGACGACACCGCTGCGGTCGGCGTCTGGATCACCACCGGCCGACTGGTCAAACCGACCCCCGTGCAGATTGCCGCCTGGGACGCAGAACCGCTCCGGGCGTTCCGCATGTTGATCGTCCAGCCGTACGTCCTGATCCAGGCGCGGCCGGCCACAACCGACGAAAAGGAGTGA
- a CDS encoding acyloxyacyl hydrolase, with amino-acid sequence MKSFFGSLLALFILMSAAVPSLAAETSRGVHVQGDGPHYLNLAVGTFEAFDDKDDALAAQVEFRFGQKLLCIGPLAGVQANLSGGIFGYAGIYLDLALGPFVLSPQTSIGAYEQGDSKELGGVFQFMSGLGLSWEFTDRSRLGFRYQHISNANLHDKNPGADILLLNYGIAL; translated from the coding sequence TTGAAGTCATTTTTCGGTTCCCTGCTGGCCCTGTTCATCTTGATGAGCGCCGCAGTCCCATCCCTGGCCGCCGAGACTTCTCGCGGCGTGCACGTGCAGGGTGACGGCCCGCACTATCTCAACCTTGCCGTCGGTACCTTCGAGGCCTTTGACGATAAGGACGACGCTCTGGCCGCCCAGGTCGAGTTCCGCTTCGGCCAGAAACTCCTCTGCATCGGTCCGCTCGCCGGCGTGCAGGCCAACCTCTCCGGCGGAATTTTCGGCTACGCCGGAATCTATCTCGACCTTGCCCTCGGCCCCTTCGTTCTTTCCCCGCAGACGAGCATCGGAGCCTACGAGCAGGGCGACAGCAAGGAACTCGGTGGCGTCTTCCAATTCATGTCCGGCCTCGGTCTCTCCTGGGAATTCACCGACCGCTCCCGGCTCGGATTTCGCTACCAGCACATTTCCAATGCCAACCTGCACGACAAAAACCCCGGAGCCGACATTCTCCTGCTCAACTACGGCATCGCCTTGTAA
- a CDS encoding DUF1015 domain-containing protein, giving the protein MTTFDRIALQVPSLLLPGTEIDLTRWAVIACDQYTSEPAYWEKVQELTAGSPSTFHLIFPEVYLEEPDSEERIRRINHEMERYLAEGILVPQKPGFLLVDRQTQAVSSRKGLIVALDLEQYDYREGAQSLIRATEGTILDRLPPRIRVREQACIELPHIMVLIDDPQQTVIEPLFARSRQTAYDFPLMLGGGHIRGYRVDDADGILQVAEALERLADPEQFARRYDVEGRPVVLYAMGDGNHSFATAKAIWEKLKEEAPDRQAIMDHPARYALVELVNLHDPGLEFEAIHRVLFDVDVEAMLLQMENYFAGQGAILRCERFAERTALEAARQGAAAGHRHQIPFVSADGFGLLTIEKPTLHLTVATLQGFLDYFLAAEKGARIDYIHGEGAVTSLGSRQGNVGFYLPAISKHELFKTIILDGALPRKTFSMGEADEKRFYLECRKIRP; this is encoded by the coding sequence ATGACGACCTTCGACCGAATCGCCCTTCAGGTTCCCTCCCTGCTGCTGCCCGGAACGGAAATCGATCTGACCAGATGGGCGGTGATCGCCTGTGATCAGTACACCTCCGAACCCGCCTATTGGGAGAAGGTGCAGGAGCTGACTGCCGGCAGTCCCTCGACCTTCCACCTCATCTTCCCCGAGGTCTACCTGGAGGAACCCGACAGCGAGGAGCGTATCCGCCGCATCAACCATGAGATGGAACGCTACCTGGCCGAAGGCATCCTGGTGCCGCAGAAGCCCGGCTTCCTGCTGGTCGACCGGCAGACGCAGGCCGTCTCTTCCCGCAAGGGACTCATCGTCGCCCTCGACCTGGAACAGTACGACTACCGGGAAGGGGCGCAGTCGCTGATCCGCGCTACCGAGGGAACGATCCTCGATCGGTTGCCGCCGCGCATCCGGGTGCGCGAGCAGGCCTGCATCGAACTGCCCCACATCATGGTACTGATCGACGATCCGCAGCAGACGGTGATCGAGCCGCTGTTCGCCCGTTCACGCCAAACGGCCTACGACTTCCCGCTGATGCTCGGCGGCGGGCATATCCGGGGGTACCGGGTGGACGACGCCGACGGCATCCTCCAGGTCGCCGAGGCTCTTGAACGCCTGGCCGACCCGGAGCAGTTCGCCCGCCGCTACGACGTCGAAGGGCGACCGGTCGTCCTCTACGCCATGGGCGACGGCAACCACTCCTTCGCCACCGCCAAGGCGATCTGGGAAAAATTGAAAGAGGAAGCGCCCGACCGGCAGGCGATCATGGACCATCCGGCCCGCTACGCTCTCGTCGAACTGGTCAACCTGCACGACCCGGGTCTCGAGTTCGAGGCGATCCACCGGGTGCTGTTCGACGTCGATGTCGAAGCGATGCTGCTGCAGATGGAGAACTATTTTGCCGGGCAGGGGGCGATTCTGCGCTGCGAGCGCTTCGCCGAACGCACAGCACTTGAAGCCGCCCGCCAGGGCGCCGCTGCCGGGCATCGCCACCAGATCCCCTTCGTCAGCGCTGACGGCTTCGGTCTGTTGACGATAGAAAAGCCGACCCTGCACCTGACGGTTGCTACCCTGCAGGGTTTTCTCGACTACTTCCTCGCCGCAGAGAAGGGCGCCCGGATCGACTACATCCACGGCGAGGGAGCGGTCACCTCCCTCGGCTCGCGGCAGGGCAATGTCGGCTTCTACCTGCCGGCCATTTCCAAACACGAACTTTTCAAGACCATCATTCTCGACGGCGCCCTGCCGCGCAAAACCTTCTCCATGGGAGAAGCGGACGAGAAACGTTTCTATCTCGAATGTCGGAAGATCCGACCCTGA
- a CDS encoding ABC-F family ATP-binding cassette domain-containing protein: MIHLTGISKQHGAQILFQNASFQILPGSRSGLVGPNGAGKTTIFRLITGEEHPDSGEISCARKTVIGYFSQDVGEMSGRSALEEVMAASARTMALGAEIKAMEAAMCEPMADDALAALLERYGDAQEEFEHRGGYDLENRAQAVLTGLGIGPDAYGRPVESFSGGWKMRIALARILTLNPDVLLLDEPTNHLDVESIVWLEEWLASEFKGALLMTSHDRDFMNRLVTRIIEVAGKTVTTYGGNYDFYLREREIRREQLLASHRRQQEMLAKEEEFISRFAARASHAAQVQSRVKKLEKIDRIEIPAEQKTIRFAFAEPPRSGDDVVKIEGLGKTWPLPEGGEKSVFGGVSGLIRRQEKIAVVGVNGAGKSTFLKVLTGQTAPSAGSVVLGANVNLGYFSQHAMDILDPKKSVFATVQEALPQASIGVVRNLCAAFLFQGDDVDKRVDKLSGGEKSRLVLATLLARPLNFLVLDEPTNHLDIQSREILLEALQNFAGTVVLVSHDRHFLRCLVNRVFEIDHGEMRVYEGDYEYYLHKTGREHRAA, from the coding sequence ATGATCCACCTGACAGGCATCAGCAAGCAGCACGGTGCGCAGATACTATTCCAGAACGCCAGCTTTCAGATTCTTCCCGGCAGCCGCAGCGGCCTGGTCGGCCCCAACGGCGCCGGCAAGACGACCATTTTCCGCCTGATCACCGGCGAGGAGCACCCCGACAGCGGTGAAATCAGCTGTGCCAGAAAGACCGTCATCGGCTATTTCTCCCAGGACGTCGGCGAAATGTCGGGCCGCTCGGCCCTGGAGGAAGTAATGGCCGCCTCCGCCCGGACGATGGCCCTCGGTGCCGAAATCAAGGCGATGGAGGCGGCCATGTGCGAGCCGATGGCCGACGACGCGCTGGCGGCGCTTCTCGAACGCTACGGGGACGCCCAGGAGGAGTTCGAGCACCGCGGCGGCTACGATTTGGAGAATCGCGCCCAGGCGGTGCTCACCGGCCTCGGCATCGGCCCGGACGCCTATGGCCGCCCGGTGGAGAGCTTCAGCGGCGGCTGGAAGATGCGCATCGCCCTCGCCCGCATCCTCACCCTCAATCCCGACGTGCTGCTGCTCGACGAGCCGACCAACCACCTCGACGTCGAGTCGATCGTCTGGCTCGAAGAGTGGCTGGCTTCCGAGTTCAAGGGGGCGCTGCTGATGACCAGCCACGACCGGGATTTCATGAACCGGCTGGTCACCCGCATCATCGAGGTCGCTGGCAAGACCGTCACCACTTACGGCGGCAACTACGATTTCTATCTGCGCGAGCGCGAGATCCGTCGCGAGCAGCTTCTTGCCAGCCACCGCCGGCAACAGGAGATGCTGGCCAAGGAGGAGGAGTTCATCTCCCGCTTCGCCGCCCGGGCATCCCACGCCGCCCAGGTACAGTCGCGGGTGAAGAAGCTGGAGAAGATCGACCGCATCGAGATTCCGGCCGAGCAGAAGACCATCCGGTTCGCGTTCGCCGAACCGCCGCGCAGCGGCGACGACGTGGTCAAGATCGAGGGACTCGGCAAAACCTGGCCGCTTCCCGAGGGGGGCGAAAAATCGGTCTTCGGCGGCGTTTCCGGGCTTATCCGGCGGCAGGAAAAGATCGCCGTGGTCGGCGTCAACGGCGCCGGCAAGTCGACCTTTCTCAAGGTTCTCACCGGCCAGACCGCACCATCAGCCGGCAGCGTCGTCCTCGGCGCCAACGTCAATCTCGGCTACTTCAGCCAGCACGCCATGGATATCCTCGACCCGAAAAAGAGCGTCTTCGCCACTGTGCAGGAGGCGCTCCCCCAGGCGAGCATCGGCGTCGTGCGCAATCTGTGCGCCGCCTTCCTCTTTCAGGGGGACGACGTCGACAAGCGCGTCGACAAGCTCTCCGGCGGCGAGAAGAGCCGGCTGGTCCTCGCCACCCTGCTGGCTCGGCCGCTCAACTTCCTGGTCCTCGACGAGCCGACCAACCATCTCGACATCCAGTCCCGCGAAATCCTGCTCGAAGCGCTGCAGAACTTTGCCGGTACGGTGGTCCTGGTCAGCCACGACCGGCATTTCCTGCGCTGTCTGGTGAACCGGGTCTTCGAGATCGACCATGGGGAGATGCGGGTCTACGAGGGAGACTACGAATATTATCTGCACAAGACCGGGCGGGAGCACCGGGCGGCTTGA
- a CDS encoding pyrimidine/purine nucleoside phosphorylase has product MSYSAPEKFEHVTVTCKANLYFDGKVASHTIAFADGSKKTLGLIYPGSFKFNTDAPERMEIIAGACRVRLAGQGDWIGFTAGTWFDVPGKSFFEIAVETGVAEYVCSFG; this is encoded by the coding sequence ATGAGTTACAGCGCCCCCGAAAAGTTCGAACACGTCACCGTCACCTGCAAGGCCAATCTCTATTTCGACGGCAAGGTCGCCAGCCACACGATCGCTTTTGCCGACGGCAGCAAAAAGACCCTCGGCCTGATCTACCCGGGCTCGTTCAAGTTCAACACCGACGCTCCCGAGCGGATGGAGATCATCGCCGGCGCCTGCCGGGTGCGCCTTGCCGGGCAGGGTGACTGGATCGGTTTCACCGCCGGGACCTGGTTCGACGTGCCGGGCAAGTCGTTCTTCGAGATCGCGGTGGAGACCGGCGTGGCCGAGTACGTTTGCTCCTTCGGCTGA
- a CDS encoding S1-like domain-containing RNA-binding protein, with the protein MFEVGRIHALQVDHVDERGAWLLGGGEAILLPRREVSGEIKAGERLSVFVTRESSGSLVATLRRPLAQLGEFALLRVRQVSRPGAFLDWGLEKDLLVPYSEQPERMQVGRNYLVKVCLDSLGRLVGTARIDRCLEKEEIDLAEGEKVELVIWEFTDLGARVIINDLYAGLLYKDELKGGLKRGDRLKGYVKRLREDRKVDVTLSRGGAEGMEEAKAVLLAALRQSDFLPLHDQSPPAVIQQVLGISKKTFKKAVGGLYKAGLVELGSEGIRLKKG; encoded by the coding sequence ATGTTCGAAGTCGGCCGTATTCACGCCTTGCAGGTGGACCATGTCGACGAGCGCGGTGCCTGGCTGTTGGGGGGCGGGGAGGCGATCCTGCTGCCCCGGCGGGAAGTGTCCGGTGAGATTAAAGCCGGCGAGCGGCTCAGCGTCTTCGTCACCCGGGAGTCCTCCGGCAGCCTGGTGGCGACTCTCCGGCGGCCGCTGGCGCAGTTGGGTGAATTCGCCCTGCTCCGGGTCCGCCAGGTCAGCCGCCCCGGCGCCTTTCTCGACTGGGGGCTGGAGAAGGATCTGCTCGTCCCCTACAGCGAGCAGCCCGAGCGGATGCAGGTGGGGCGCAACTACCTGGTCAAGGTCTGTCTCGATAGTCTGGGGCGGCTGGTCGGCACCGCTCGCATCGACCGCTGCCTGGAAAAGGAGGAGATCGACCTCGCCGAAGGGGAGAAGGTGGAACTGGTCATCTGGGAATTCACCGACCTGGGCGCCAGGGTGATCATCAACGACCTCTATGCCGGCTTGCTTTACAAGGACGAACTCAAGGGGGGGCTCAAGCGCGGGGATCGGCTCAAGGGATATGTCAAGCGTCTCCGTGAGGATCGCAAGGTCGACGTCACCCTGTCCAGGGGCGGCGCCGAGGGGATGGAGGAGGCCAAGGCAGTCCTCCTGGCCGCGCTGCGGCAAAGCGATTTTCTTCCCCTGCACGACCAGAGCCCGCCGGCGGTCATCCAGCAGGTGCTGGGGATAAGCAAGAAGACTTTCAAGAAGGCGGTCGGCGGCCTCTACAAGGCTGGTCTGGTCGAACTGGGCAGCGAGGGGATCCGGCTGAAGAAAGGCTGA
- a CDS encoding YqaA family protein, whose product MEELLTTHGYPALFLLSFLASTLLPLGSEWLLAALLLKGFDPTLSVALATLGNTLGALTTYGIGLWGGPVLIGRVLRIDEAARLRSERFYARYGAWSLLLSWVPVLGDPLCLVGGLLRVGFGRFFLLVAAGKLARYVGVALLTLEGSRLLA is encoded by the coding sequence ATGGAAGAATTGCTGACCACCCACGGTTATCCGGCCCTGTTCCTGCTGAGCTTTCTCGCCTCTACCCTGCTGCCGCTCGGCTCCGAATGGCTGCTCGCGGCACTGTTGCTCAAAGGGTTCGATCCGACACTGAGCGTCGCCCTGGCGACCCTGGGCAACACCCTCGGTGCGCTGACCACCTACGGCATCGGCCTCTGGGGCGGCCCCGTTCTGATCGGCCGGGTGCTGCGCATCGACGAGGCGGCCCGGTTGCGTTCCGAGCGGTTTTACGCCCGCTACGGCGCCTGGTCGCTGCTGCTCTCCTGGGTGCCGGTGCTTGGCGATCCCCTCTGCCTGGTCGGCGGGCTGCTGCGAGTCGGTTTCGGCCGGTTTTTCCTGCTGGTCGCCGCCGGCAAGCTCGCCCGTTACGTGGGGGTCGCCCTGCTGACTCTCGAGGGGAGTCGCCTCCTCGCCTGA
- a CDS encoding MFS transporter, with product MTNPTAKQIRHYGWTVVFAGALSLFACLGLARFAFGMLLPAMRTGLDLAFDQMGFISMGNFAGYLAAVALAPTLIRRFRPRATIVAALLLIALCMLGISLCHSFWQVLLLYTLVGIGSGFANIPVMVLVSHWFRRERRGRAAGLMVMGSGAGIVFSGYLIPTLNRGLGAEGWRSGWQILALLALLVSGIAGKLLRNDPAELNLEPVGNIQPIPPQQVAARETPGAGRILLQLGLLYLVFGATYMVYGTFIVTTMVVEYGFTEARAGMFWSWVGWCSLLSGVSFGVLSDRIGRRGGLAVVFGVQTAAYLLAGSKLGTTALLLSIVLYGLAAFAIPTIMAAAVGDYLGLSRAAQAFSLITLFFAVGQTIGPGGAGVIAEASGTFTTSYLAAATLTGVAVLLTALLPRSEA from the coding sequence ATGACCAACCCCACTGCAAAGCAGATCCGGCACTATGGCTGGACGGTCGTTTTCGCCGGCGCCCTCTCCCTCTTCGCCTGTCTGGGGCTCGCCCGCTTCGCCTTCGGCATGCTGCTGCCGGCGATGCGTACCGGCCTCGACCTGGCGTTCGACCAGATGGGTTTCATCAGCATGGGCAATTTTGCCGGCTATCTCGCGGCGGTCGCCCTGGCGCCGACGCTCATCCGGCGCTTCCGGCCCCGCGCCACCATCGTCGCCGCCCTGCTGCTGATCGCCCTCTGCATGCTGGGGATCAGCCTCTGTCACAGCTTTTGGCAAGTCCTGCTCCTTTACACCCTGGTGGGCATCGGCAGCGGTTTCGCCAACATTCCGGTGATGGTTCTGGTTTCGCACTGGTTCCGGCGCGAGCGCCGGGGGCGGGCCGCCGGCCTGATGGTCATGGGCAGCGGTGCGGGGATCGTCTTCTCCGGTTATCTCATCCCGACGCTCAACCGCGGGCTGGGGGCGGAGGGGTGGCGCAGCGGCTGGCAGATTCTCGCCCTGCTGGCGCTGCTGGTTTCCGGCATCGCCGGCAAGCTGTTGCGCAACGATCCGGCCGAGCTCAATCTCGAGCCGGTCGGGAATATCCAGCCGATCCCGCCGCAGCAGGTGGCGGCAAGGGAGACGCCCGGAGCCGGCCGCATCCTGCTGCAGCTGGGCTTGCTCTACCTCGTCTTCGGCGCGACCTACATGGTCTACGGCACCTTCATCGTCACGACCATGGTGGTAGAATACGGCTTCACCGAGGCGCGGGCGGGGATGTTCTGGTCCTGGGTAGGGTGGTGCAGTCTTCTCTCGGGGGTGTCGTTCGGCGTGCTCTCCGACCGGATCGGCCGCAGAGGGGGGCTGGCCGTGGTCTTCGGGGTCCAGACGGCGGCCTACCTGCTGGCCGGATCAAAGCTCGGCACCACGGCGCTGCTGCTCTCCATTGTCCTCTACGGGCTGGCGGCCTTCGCTATCCCGACCATCATGGCGGCGGCGGTGGGCGACTACCTGGGCCTCTCGCGTGCTGCGCAGGCGTTTTCGCTGATTACTCTATTCTTCGCTGTCGGCCAGACGATCGGTCCGGGCGGCGCCGGCGTCATCGCCGAAGCGAGCGGAACGTTCACCACCAGCTATCTGGCGGCAGCCACCCTGACCGGCGTTGCCGTATTGCTGACGGCGCTGCTGCCCAGGTCCGAGGCCTGA
- a CDS encoding AEC family transporter encodes MENFVQIGVFLGLGLLFRRIKDFPREFAQALNFFALYVSLPALILLKVPQLSFSRELLVAAIVPWGMLLVSVVLVLLGARLWHWSRSCTAVLLLIVPLGNTSFMGVPMVQAFFGTAGIPFLIIYDQLGTLLIFASYGSFILALYGREGSMDLATVARRLFLFPPAIALVVGLALRPWTYPAELVHALQGVAASIVPLVMTAVGFQLRLRLRPGILAPLGYGMAIKLLVAPMAALLACRLLGLHGLASDVAVFEAGMPPMVTAGALAVAAGLDAELSVALVGFGIFFSFATLPLLYWLLQVFP; translated from the coding sequence GTGGAAAACTTTGTCCAGATCGGGGTCTTCCTGGGGCTGGGACTGCTGTTTCGCCGCATCAAGGATTTCCCGCGCGAATTTGCCCAGGCCCTCAACTTTTTCGCCCTTTACGTGTCGCTGCCCGCCCTGATCCTGCTCAAGGTGCCGCAGTTGAGCTTTTCCCGTGAGCTGCTGGTGGCGGCCATAGTGCCGTGGGGAATGCTGCTCGTTTCCGTGGTCCTGGTCCTGCTCGGGGCGCGGCTGTGGCACTGGTCCCGCTCCTGCACCGCCGTGCTGCTGCTCATCGTCCCGCTGGGCAATACCTCCTTCATGGGGGTGCCGATGGTGCAGGCCTTTTTCGGGACTGCGGGCATCCCCTTCCTCATCATCTACGACCAACTCGGAACCCTGCTGATCTTTGCCAGTTACGGTTCGTTCATCCTTGCCCTGTACGGACGGGAAGGCTCTATGGACCTGGCGACGGTGGCCCGGCGCCTGTTTCTCTTTCCTCCCGCCATCGCCCTGGTGGTCGGCCTGGCGCTGCGCCCATGGACCTATCCGGCCGAGCTTGTGCATGCCCTGCAGGGTGTCGCCGCTTCCATCGTCCCGCTGGTCATGACCGCCGTCGGTTTTCAGCTGCGGCTGCGGCTGCGCCCCGGCATCCTCGCTCCCCTCGGCTACGGCATGGCGATCAAGCTGCTGGTTGCGCCCATGGCGGCACTGCTGGCCTGCCGCCTGCTCGGCCTGCACGGGTTGGCGAGCGACGTCGCGGTGTTCGAGGCCGGCATGCCGCCGATGGTCACCGCCGGGGCACTGGCCGTCGCCGCCGGGCTCGATGCCGAGCTCTCGGTGGCCCTGGTCGGTTTCGGTATCTTCTTCTCCTTCGCCACCCTGCCGCTGCTCTACTGGCTGCTGCAGGTTTTTCCCTGA
- a CDS encoding cold-shock protein translates to MAEGTVKWFNDAKGFGFIQQDNGPDVFVHFSEIQGDGFKSLAEGDRVSFDVVQGQKGPQSAKVRRI, encoded by the coding sequence ATGGCTGAAGGTACTGTGAAGTGGTTTAACGACGCCAAAGGTTTCGGCTTCATTCAGCAGGACAACGGGCCCGACGTGTTCGTCCACTTTTCGGAAATTCAGGGCGACGGTTTCAAATCCCTCGCCGAAGGCGACCGCGTGAGCTTCGACGTCGTCCAGGGGCAGAAAGGCCCCCAGTCGGCCAAGGTTCGCCGGATCTAA